The Pedobacter frigiditerrae genomic sequence TTCCAGGGACCAGAAAACATCTTCATTAAATGCATCACCTTTCGCTTTTATGTATTTGTTTAACAAAGATGGATTAACTATAGTTAATACTTTTAATGCTGAGCTGATTTTACGAAGCGATAAACCTCCATTACCAACTTTATTGTATCTATTGCCGTAAACTTTATTTTCCTTAAAGGAGAGCTTTATTTTTTGAACTAAATTGTAAAGGGCATTTCTGTTCAACTTGTCTGGTCTAAACCAAGGAGAACCAATATAATCGTAATCTTTCTCGCACCAAGCTTGTAACTCATCTTTAAAAAGATAAACATCAGCCTGATGAATTAACATGAAATCATATAAACCGAAGGCAGTGTAAAAGCCTTTTGATAACAACAATTGATTATAACCACTTATGCCTTCAAAATAGTGTTTGGCAAATCTTTTCACTTCTAACTGCTCCAATAAACCAAAAGATGAGTCAACTATTAATCCCTCTGGTGCAACAATAACTTGCTTAAATCCCTTGGTTAGCTGTAAACCATTTTCTAAAAACGCCAGTTCAATAGCTGTTGGTTTTTGATAAAGAGGAAAAATGATTACGCAACTTTTCATTGTTTCATTGTTTTTAAATAGCAATCCATCAGTTGTTGGTTTACTATTTCATTTTCGAATTTTTGAACGTATTCATATCCTTTTTGCTTCATCGTATCCTGTAATTTTTCGTCAGTTAAAACTTTGTTAATCGCATTCGCCAAATCAATTTCGCTATCTGGAGAAACATAAATGCTGTTCGGTCCGCCAGCCTCTTCCAAACATGAGCCAGTTGCTGCAACCACCGGAATATTGCTGTACAAAGCTTCAATTATTGGAATACCAAAACCTTCATAATAAGAGGGTAAAACAAAAACACTAGCAAGCTGATAAATTAAAGGCAGATCATTAAAAGGGACATTTTTAAGAAAAATCACCCTGTGTTGTAAGCCTAGATTTTCTATTTCTCTTTTTACTAAAGCAGTATAAGTGGTTTCTTTGCCGACAACAACTAGTTTAAAATCATCATTTATTTTTGGCAATGCTTTGATAACAAGTAAAAGATTTTTTCTAGCTTCAATCGTTCCCACGTTCAGTATGAATTTATCAGGAAGCTTATATTTTTTCTTTATTTTTTCTTTTTCAAAAGTACTCGATAACGTTTTAAAACTATCATCACAGCTTTGATAAATTACATCGATTTTTGAGGGATTGATATTGTAGAGTTCAACTATGTCTTCTTTTGTTTTTTCGCTGATGGCGATAATTCTATCAGATTTATCACATGCATATTTGCTTTTAAACTTGTAAATAAGTCTATCTATAAGTTTATAGTAGTGTGGTTTGCGAAGAAAGATTAAGTCGTGCATCGTTACAATGCTTTTAATTCCAATATGCTGTATGCCCATAGGGATTTCGTGACTTAAGCCATGAAATAAATCGATTTTATCCTCTATAAGTTGTTTTTTGATGCCAGAACTTCGCCAAAACAATTTTGATTTACCTTTATCAGGCTGTTTTAGATAGACATTAGCTTTAGAAAATAAAGGAAGGGTTAAAATGTTTTCCTTTACTTTTGGGGTATAAATAAAATATTGGTTGGTTGGAAACTGCTTTGCTACATGTTCAATCAATGAGCGGCTGTAATTGCCTAATCCAGTTAAATTATTTGCAGCACGTTTGCCGTCGAATCCAATATTCATTAAGATGAGGTTAATGGCGGAAAGGTGGAAGGTAGAAGGTATTGGATGCATAACCCTCCACCTTCTGCCTTTATGCCTTCAGCCTATTTATACGGCTACATTATTTTCTCTCAATGCATCATTTAGAGAAGTTTTTTTATCTGTAGATTCTTTACGTTTTCCAATGATTAAAGCACATGGAACCTGAAAATCGCCAGCAGGGAATTTTTTAGTATATGAACCAGGAATTACAACTGAACGAGCAGGCACATATCCTTTATATTCAACAGGAGTTGGACCAGTAACATCAATAATTTTTGTGGATGCAGTTAATACAACATTAGCCCCTAAAACAACTTCTTTTTCTAATTTTACGCCTTCAACAACGATTGCTCTAGAACCTAAGAAACAGTCATCCTCAATAATAACTGGTGCAGCTTGAACAGGTTCTAAAACGCCACCAATTCCAACACCACCACTTAAGTGAACTCGTTTTCCAATTTGAGCACATGATCCTACAGTTGCCCAAGTGTCAACCATTGTACCTTCATCTACATACGCACCAATGTTAACATAAGAAGGCATCATGATTACACCTTTAGCTAAAAAAGCACCATAGCGGGCACTAGCCATAGGTACAACACGCACACCTTGTTCTTTATAGTTGGTTTTTAATTCCATTTTATCATGGTAAACAAAAGGACCAACTTTAATTTCTTTCATTTCTTTGATTGGGAAATATAAAATCACGGCTTTTTTAATCCATTCGTTTATTCCCCAAGAATTTAAAATAGGTTCTGCAACACGCAACTCGCCTTTATCTAATCTCAAAATTACTTCTTCAATTGCCTCGCAATAGTTGTTGTAGGTTAATAAAGATCTATCTTCCCAAGCAGCTTCTACTAATTTTTTTAATTCTCCAATCATTGTTTTTTTAATTTTTTACAAAATAAATCAATTTTATCTATTGAGCGTTGTATTTTTGATTTTTATGACTGAAAAAGAGAAATTAAGGATAGATAAATATCTCTGGGCAATAAGATTGTTTAAAACCAGAAGTTTGGCGACTGATGCATGCAAAGCTGGTCGGGTAAAATTTAATGGTCAAAATTTAAAGCCTTCAGCTATTGTGAAAGTTGGAGAAGTGTATCAAGTTTCTAAGGGAATAGAGAAAAAAGTAATAGAGGTAGTAGAACTATTATACAACAGAGTTGAGGCAAAAATAGCAGTAACAAAGTATAAAGATATCACCCCTGTGGAAGAAACCCATGCTTACAAATCTATGTTTCATGCGCCAAGTTTAAAACGAGATAGGGGAACAGGTAGGCCAACTAAAAAAGATAGAAGAGAAACTGACGATTTGATTGGTGGGCTGTATGAAGAAGGGTAGCTTACTAGTGTCATTAGTTCATTGGTTCATTTGGCTGATGGTTAATAGTCAATAGACCATTGATTGGGTTCGTAATATAATTCACTTGGCAATTAACCATTAGCTATCAACCTCTTTCTGTAGGCCATCATCGCCGTTTTGCCTAGCTTCTGTATCAATTGGTAATTAGCTACAGCCCCAACGGCAGCACCCACAATTGGAAGTAACTGTGCCATTTTTGCTAAATCTATATAGTCTCTATATTCTTGTTGAAAAGTTTGCCAATCAAATTGATCTGCACTTTCTGGTAATACAATTAGCTTTTGATCCCAATTCTGCATTTGTTTATAAACATTCTGAGTACCTATTTTGCTAGAAAAGGCCAATTGAAAGATATGAAGAATATACAATCTTTCGCGATAATCTTTAACGTCAAAGCCATACAGCGCTGCGATTTCGAAAAGCATTTTTATTTTGATACCAATTAATATTGGAAAATCGGCCATGCTCATTAAAAAACCACCTGCGCCAGTTATTCCGCCTTCTGCAGCTCCAGTTTTACTATAGCTGTCGATTTTTGATTTAACCAAAGATTCTCTGTATAATAAACTCATTTCTCTATCCGGCATTGCCGAAGTAGTGTATGTAGATCCAAATAACACAGCTTTAACCATTTGTTTTATAGCCGCTGTAATTGCTTTATGAACTTTTGTTGGGATGTAGCTGTTGATTTTGGTTTGAACCTTTGTGGCTAAATTTCCGAGAAGAGATGGCTTTTTCATCAATTCCAATTCCCAAAATTGTAGTTCTAGCTTTATTTGTTCTTCGTAATTGCTCATAATTGTAAGTTGTTCAAAATCATTGCGTCATTTTTTAGACTATATTTTTTAAAATTATTACAAATAAATAGTTGATGGGTTCTCTTTTACTTGCTGCCCTAATTTAAAAGACAAAAAAAATGCCCCGATTGTTCGGGGCATTTAATATTTTCAATTTTTACAGCTAACTAGCGACTTATTTTTTGTCTTTTAAATAAGCTTCATTTAAGCCAACAAGTACTGGAGAAGTTACATCTAAAGTTTCATCAGCAAATAAAATAGCACTATTACCTTTTGAGTAAGTTAACACCATTTTATAACCTTTTGATTTTGAATATGTTTTTAAGTAATCAGCAATTTTGTTGTAAAGTGCTTCTTGTTCTTTAGCATTTTCGTTTTGTAAAGCAGCACCAGCATTTTGCTGATAAGCTTTTAACTCTTGGTCTTTACGTTGTAATCTTTGCTCAGTTGCAGCTCTTTGGTCGGCTGGTAAAGTATTAGCTTGTGCTTGATATGCTTGTACCTCACGCTGAAAAGCTTGGCCTTTAGCAGCTAAATCAGCTTCTGCAGCTTTACCTTTAGTTTCCATTTTAGCTTTAATGTCTTTAGCATATTCGTATTTGGTTAACAATGAGTCAGAGTTAACGTAAACGATTTTCTCATCAGCAGCAACAGTTGCGCTAGTTGTTTTTGCAGCCGTTGCATCAGTTTTTGCATCCTTATTTCCACAAGCAGACAGTACCGAAACTATTGCTATTGCAGTAGCTAAACTGCTTACTTTTAATGTAGTTATCTTCATTATGTTTTATTAAATTTTAGCAAATATAAAAATCAAAACCGAGTATCCTAAAAATAGGTGTTTTTTAATCAAAAAACAGATGATTTCAACACTCAAATAGTTATCCACAATGTGCCTTAAGTGGTAAAAAATGGTTATTTTTGATTCTTTATGTATTAAATAAAATTATGAGCGAAGAAAAAGATCCAAACTCAAATTATGGAGCCGATAATATACAGGTTTTAGAAGGTTTAGAGGCTGTTCGTAAGCGTCCTTCGATGTATATCGGTGATACCGGAATTAAAGGTTTGCACCACCTAGTTTATGAAGTTGTAGATAACTCGATAGATGAGGCATTGGCTGGTCACGCAGATACCATTTATGTAAATATTCTTAAAGATAATTCGATTAGGGTAGAAGATAATGGTCGCGGTATTCCAACCGGAATAAATAAGAAAGAAAATAAATCAGCACTAGAAATCGTAATGACGGTTTTACACGCTGGTGGTAAATTTGATAAAGACACCTATAAAGTTTCTGGTGGTTTGCATGGTGTTGGGGTAAGTTGTGTTAACGCATTATCGACGCACTTGAGAGCCGAAGTTCATCGTGAAGGCGAAATATGGGTGCAAGAATACAACATTGGTAAACCTTTGTACGACGTTAAGCAAATTGGAACTACTGAAAAACGTGGTACAATTGTGACCTTTAGTCCAGATGCAACCATTTTTACGCAAACTACTGAGTATCGTTTTGATACATTGGCATCTCGTTTACGTGAATTATCATTCCTAAATAAAGGTATTAGCCTAACATTGGTTGATGAGCGTGAAACATTGGCTGATGGTACTTTCTTAACCGAAGTGTTCAAGTCTGAAGGTGGATTAAAGGAATTTGTTCAGTTTTTAGACGGAACTCGTCCATCGCTAATTCCTGAGCCAATTTATGTTGAGGGAATTAAAAATGGTATTCCTGTAGAGTTAGCGATGCAGTACAATGATAGCTACTCAGAAAATGTTCACTCTTATGTAAACAACATTAATACGCACGAAGGTGGAACACACATTGCTGGTTTTAGACGTGGTTTAACACGTACTTTAAAGGCTTATGCTGAGAAATCAGGCTTGCTTAAGAATGTTAAATTCGAAATAACTGGAGACGATTTTAGAGAAGGCTTAACGGCAGTAGTTTCTGTAAAAGTTCAAGAACCACAATTTGAAGGTCAGACCAAAACTAAACTAGGTAATAGCGAGGTAATGGGTGCTGTAGATATTGCAGTAGGTGAGGCTTTGGGTATTTACTTAGAAGAATATCCAAAAGAAGCTAGAATGATCGTTAACAAGGTTATTTTGGCGGCAACGGCTAGAGCAGCAGCTCGTAAGGCTCGTGAAATGGTTCAACGTAAAAGTGTAATGGGCGGTTCTGGTTTGCCAGGAAAACTTGCCGATTGTTCTGATAGTGATCCAGAAAAATGTGAATTATATCTTGTAGAGGGAGATTCCGCAGGTGGAACTGCTAAACAAGGTCGTGATCGTAATTTCCAAGCTATTTTACCATTAAAAGGAAAAATCCTGAACGTGGAAAAAGCAATGGAACATAAAATCTACGAAAACGACGAGATTAAAAATATGTTTACCGCTTTGGGTGTAAGTATCGGAACGCCTGAAGATGATAAAGCTTTAAATATCACTAAACTTCGTTACCACAAAATTGTAATCATGACAGATGCTGATATCGACGGGTCGCACATTACCACGTTGATTTTAACATTCTTCTTCCGTTACATGAAAGCGCTAATCGAAGCTGGTTATGTTTATATTGCTGCGCCACCACTTTACCAAGTTAAAAAAGGTAAAGAGTTTGAATACTGCTGGAATGATGTTCAGCGTGATGCTGCGGTGCAACGTTTAAAAGGTGCTGGTAAAGAAGAAAGTGTTCACATTCAGCGTTACAAAGGTTTGGGTGAGATGAACGCAGAACAATTGTGGGATACCACTCTTGATCCAGCTAGACGTACCTTATTAAAAGCAACAATAGAAAATGCAGCAGAATGCGACCATACTTTCTCTATGTTAATGGGCGATGAAGTTGCACCACGTAGAGAGTTTATTGAGCGTAACGCGAAATATGCTAAGATTGATGCTTAAACCCTAAATCCCCTAAAGGGGACTTAAATATAGACCCTTCAAGTTAATTCTTGGAGGGTTTTTAATTTTGAAAATGAAGGGTGGTAATTCTTCGGTAAATCCAGTCCTGCTTTTTGGTACAAGCTTTTTGTCCTTCGACTACGCTCAGGATGACAAAAAGCTTTCCCCGCCAATCAGGTTTATAGTGCAAGGGTTGTGCAGCTATGAGGGGTCTTACTTGCACAAGCTTTAGTTTACAGCCCTGATTGTAGTGTTATCCTTTTTTGTGAAGCTGAGCCATGGCGAAGCTCAAAAAAGATTTAACGAAAAGCAGGACTAACTTTAATTTTAGCGAGGAATTTGCGCTTCAAATTATTACTGTAGCAAATCCATATTAAGTACAGAACTAAAAAAAGCCCCTTCCAAAATGATGTTGAAAGAGGCTAGATACTTGGTTATTTAATATTTAGAGTATGTAATAAGACCCAATGCTTGCTTTTTCTACATGTGGCATATCTTCAAATAATTTGTTGTCATCTAACATTTGGCACAAGTCTTTTTCTATATTTCTACAAATGGTTGTAGTAGGTGTATCTGTAGGTTTATTTTCAAAAGGGTCTTGTAAATGAACAGCCATTTTCTCTACTAGCAAAAAGAATGCTGCAAGTGCGATAACCAATGGCACTTCCATGTAGCCAAAGTATTCAATTAAACCAAAAGGTAACAACACGATAAATAGATGGATAGACATGTTGATATACTTGCTATAAGTAACTGGGAATATGGTGTTTTTAATACGTTCAGACCCACCCATGTGGTTACAAAGCGCAGTTATCGTTTTGTCAATTTCTATTTGTTGGTATTTATTAATCCAGCCTTCATTTAAAGCTTTTTTAAGGTCCATTGCATGTAATTCTAATAAAGCTACCATCACATTTCGCTGGTTTTTAACAAATGCCAGTTCATTTTTATCAAGGTAGCGTTCTAAACCTTTATGAGAACTAAAGCCGCGTAAAGATTGACTTAAGGCGTTACACCACGCAATTTGTCGTTTAATAAAGCGGTGTTTAAATTTTTCCACTTCATCTAAATCATAAGGGTTTTCTACAAATGATAAAATTTGTCGAGATATTGTTCTAGAATCGTTAACAATGGCGCCCCAAATTATTCTGGCTTCCCACCATCTGTCATAAGCTTGGTTAGACCTAAATGCCAATAGTAAGGAAATTACAGTACCAAGTAAAGCTGGTACAGCAAGTGGAATAGAAATTCGGGTTACATGGAAATTCTCATAAAGAACTACAATACCTAATGAATAAGCAATTACAAAAAATAGCTCTTTTTTGATTTTTCCAAAAATATAAGTGAGGGGAATGTTATTTCGTAATAGCATGATAAAATGAATAAGGGTTTATAATTAAGCACTTAAAACTTGGATGTTTTCTTGAGGCATCTTGGTGTCGAATAATTTTTCTTCTTTTGAGAATTCATTTACGTCTAATTCAACTACCTCGCAACCGCAACGTTTGGTTAAAGTTTTTGCGTCGATGCTGTATTTGTTTATTTTTTCGAAATTGTAATCTTTAGGGTAGGCGATAAAATCTGCATTAACACCATCTATAAAGTTTTTAAATGCTGCTACAGTATTCCCATAAAAGTACTCTATGCCAATAAATTTAATGTGGTTTGGGTATTTCTGCCTGTAAATCTCTAGCTGTGTGTAAAAGTCGTTGCTTATGTTTTCGTAATCCCTGCTTCTGCGACTTAACATTAACATATCTGTGATTGAATCTGATAGCCCAAAAGCATGCATGAAAATTATGCCTATGTTTTGTGGTTTGTTTGTTAAAACCAAAGCATCAATAATTTTTACGCTCTCTGTATTAAAGTCTGTTGGTATTAAAATAGTTTTCATAGCTTTTCTTGTTTTTTAATGATTGATTAAATAATTAATACAAGTTTAGGGCTATGATATTATAGCGAAATAAGAAGGAGATTAGAATGAGATTAGAATTTAAAAAAATGCTAAGACTACTTAAGCGGCAACAAAACTTTAATTTCTGTACCTATTTGTTCTTGCGAACTAACGCCAATACTACCTCTATGCAAACGGATAATATTTAAAGATAAAGGCAAGCCAACACCATAGCCCTTAAATTCTGAGGTGTTTGATGCTCTATAAAATGGTTCGAAAACGTGTTGTACATCGCCTTGCGGAATTCCAATGCCTTGGTCTTTAACTGCAATGGATATTACATTAAGTTTACTGAGGAGCGTTATAAA encodes the following:
- a CDS encoding DUF5672 family protein; this translates as MKSCVIIFPLYQKPTAIELAFLENGLQLTKGFKQVIVAPEGLIVDSSFGLLEQLEVKRFAKHYFEGISGYNQLLLSKGFYTAFGLYDFMLIHQADVYLFKDELQAWCEKDYDYIGSPWFRPDKLNRNALYNLVQKIKLSFKENKVYGNRYNKVGNGGLSLRKISSALKVLTIVNPSLLNKYIKAKGDAFNEDVFWSLEAPQIVEFKIPQWEEGMEFAVEFHPAVAYKYLGETLPFGCHAPLKHNPEFWKKFIPIIK
- a CDS encoding glycosyltransferase family 1 protein, coding for MNIGFDGKRAANNLTGLGNYSRSLIEHVAKQFPTNQYFIYTPKVKENILTLPLFSKANVYLKQPDKGKSKLFWRSSGIKKQLIEDKIDLFHGLSHEIPMGIQHIGIKSIVTMHDLIFLRKPHYYKLIDRLIYKFKSKYACDKSDRIIAISEKTKEDIVELYNINPSKIDVIYQSCDDSFKTLSSTFEKEKIKKKYKLPDKFILNVGTIEARKNLLLVIKALPKINDDFKLVVVGKETTYTALVKREIENLGLQHRVIFLKNVPFNDLPLIYQLASVFVLPSYYEGFGIPIIEALYSNIPVVAATGSCLEEAGGPNSIYVSPDSEIDLANAINKVLTDEKLQDTMKQKGYEYVQKFENEIVNQQLMDCYLKTMKQ
- a CDS encoding 2,3,4,5-tetrahydropyridine-2,6-dicarboxylate N-succinyltransferase, which translates into the protein MIGELKKLVEAAWEDRSLLTYNNYCEAIEEVILRLDKGELRVAEPILNSWGINEWIKKAVILYFPIKEMKEIKVGPFVYHDKMELKTNYKEQGVRVVPMASARYGAFLAKGVIMMPSYVNIGAYVDEGTMVDTWATVGSCAQIGKRVHLSGGVGIGGVLEPVQAAPVIIEDDCFLGSRAIVVEGVKLEKEVVLGANVVLTASTKIIDVTGPTPVEYKGYVPARSVVIPGSYTKKFPAGDFQVPCALIIGKRKESTDKKTSLNDALRENNVAV
- a CDS encoding RNA-binding S4 domain-containing protein; translation: MTEKEKLRIDKYLWAIRLFKTRSLATDACKAGRVKFNGQNLKPSAIVKVGEVYQVSKGIEKKVIEVVELLYNRVEAKIAVTKYKDITPVEETHAYKSMFHAPSLKRDRGTGRPTKKDRRETDDLIGGLYEEG
- a CDS encoding EcsC family protein is translated as MSNYEEQIKLELQFWELELMKKPSLLGNLATKVQTKINSYIPTKVHKAITAAIKQMVKAVLFGSTYTTSAMPDREMSLLYRESLVKSKIDSYSKTGAAEGGITGAGGFLMSMADFPILIGIKIKMLFEIAALYGFDVKDYRERLYILHIFQLAFSSKIGTQNVYKQMQNWDQKLIVLPESADQFDWQTFQQEYRDYIDLAKMAQLLPIVGAAVGAVANYQLIQKLGKTAMMAYRKRLIANG
- a CDS encoding OmpH family outer membrane protein, giving the protein MKITTLKVSSLATAIAIVSVLSACGNKDAKTDATAAKTTSATVAADEKIVYVNSDSLLTKYEYAKDIKAKMETKGKAAEADLAAKGQAFQREVQAYQAQANTLPADQRAATEQRLQRKDQELKAYQQNAGAALQNENAKEQEALYNKIADYLKTYSKSKGYKMVLTYSKGNSAILFADETLDVTSPVLVGLNEAYLKDKK
- the gyrB gene encoding DNA topoisomerase (ATP-hydrolyzing) subunit B, coding for MSEEKDPNSNYGADNIQVLEGLEAVRKRPSMYIGDTGIKGLHHLVYEVVDNSIDEALAGHADTIYVNILKDNSIRVEDNGRGIPTGINKKENKSALEIVMTVLHAGGKFDKDTYKVSGGLHGVGVSCVNALSTHLRAEVHREGEIWVQEYNIGKPLYDVKQIGTTEKRGTIVTFSPDATIFTQTTEYRFDTLASRLRELSFLNKGISLTLVDERETLADGTFLTEVFKSEGGLKEFVQFLDGTRPSLIPEPIYVEGIKNGIPVELAMQYNDSYSENVHSYVNNINTHEGGTHIAGFRRGLTRTLKAYAEKSGLLKNVKFEITGDDFREGLTAVVSVKVQEPQFEGQTKTKLGNSEVMGAVDIAVGEALGIYLEEYPKEARMIVNKVILAATARAAARKAREMVQRKSVMGGSGLPGKLADCSDSDPEKCELYLVEGDSAGGTAKQGRDRNFQAILPLKGKILNVEKAMEHKIYENDEIKNMFTALGVSIGTPEDDKALNITKLRYHKIVIMTDADIDGSHITTLILTFFFRYMKALIEAGYVYIAAPPLYQVKKGKEFEYCWNDVQRDAAVQRLKGAGKEESVHIQRYKGLGEMNAEQLWDTTLDPARRTLLKATIENAAECDHTFSMLMGDEVAPRREFIERNAKYAKIDA
- a CDS encoding bestrophin family protein, giving the protein MLLRNNIPLTYIFGKIKKELFFVIAYSLGIVVLYENFHVTRISIPLAVPALLGTVISLLLAFRSNQAYDRWWEARIIWGAIVNDSRTISRQILSFVENPYDLDEVEKFKHRFIKRQIAWCNALSQSLRGFSSHKGLERYLDKNELAFVKNQRNVMVALLELHAMDLKKALNEGWINKYQQIEIDKTITALCNHMGGSERIKNTIFPVTYSKYINMSIHLFIVLLPFGLIEYFGYMEVPLVIALAAFFLLVEKMAVHLQDPFENKPTDTPTTTICRNIEKDLCQMLDDNKLFEDMPHVEKASIGSYYIL